CGCTGGTCACAGCGATCACGGATTCGAGTTTGTCGAGCGCTGCGACGGTATCCGCCAGCGCACGGTCGGTGGCTTGATGGGTGAGTACCACCAGACGGGCAGCGTCGCCCGCGCCTTCCTGGCGGACCGCTGCGATGCTCACGCCCCGCGTGGCGAACTCGGCGGCGACCGCGGAGAGCACGCCGGCGCGGTCGGCGACCTTCAGATTGACGTAGTAGCGGGTGAGGATGTCACTCATGGGCGCGATTTCCAGCTGCGCGTACTTCGATTCACGCGGACCACGACCGCCCTGCACCCGATTGCGGGCGGCCATCACGAGATCGCCCATCACGGCGGAGGCGGTGGGGGCGCCACCGGCACCCTGGCCGTAGAACATGAGCCGACCCGAGGACTCCGCTTCGACGACGACGGCGTTGAACGCACCGTTGACCGAGGCCAGCGGGTGCTCGCGGGGCACGAGGGCCGGGTAGACCCGGGCGGACACGCGGTCCTTGCCGTCGACGGACGGGACGCGCTCGCACAGCGCGAGCAGCTTGATCGTGCAGTTGAGCGCGCGCGCCGAGGTGAGGTCGGCGGCGGTGATCGAGGAGATGCCCTCGCGGTAGACGTCGGCGGCCGTCACGCGGGTGTGGAAGGCGATCGACGCGAGGATCGCCGCCTTCGAGGCGGCGTCGAAGCCTTCGACGTCGGCGGTGGGATCGGCCTCGGCGTATCCGAGGCGGCCCGCCTCGGCGAGCGTCTCGCCGTAGTCGGCGCCCGTCTCGTCCATGGCCGAGAGGATGTAGTTCGTGGTGCCGTTGACGATGCCGACGACCCGGTTGACCTTGTCGCCCGCGAGCGACTGGGTAAGCGGGCGGATCACCGGGATCGCGCCGGCCACGGACGCCTCGAAGTACAGGTCGACGTTGCGGGCCTCGGCCACCTCGGCCAGTTCGCCGGTGTAGGCGGCGAGCAGTGCCTTGTTGGCGGTGACGACGGACTTGCCGGCGTCGAGCGCCGTGCGCACGAGCTTGCGGGGCAGTTCGATGCCACCGATGAGCTCGACGACGATGTCGACGTCGTCGCGGCGGATCAGCGCCTCGGCGTTCGTCGTGACCAGTTCCGCGGGAAGACCCCGGTCGCGGGCGGCGTCGCGCACGGCGACGCCCCTCAGCTCGAGGGGGGCACCGATGCGCGCCTCGAGATCCGCGGCGTCCTCGCGGATGATCCGCGCGACCTCGGCACCGACGGTGCCATGTCCGAGAACCGCCACACCCACCGGACGCCGGCCCGAAGCATCGGTCGCCGTTACACTGGTCACTCCGAAACCTCCAAGTTGAGCAGATCTTCGAGGGTCTCGCGGCGCAGCAGAACGCGCGAGACGCCGTCCTTGACCGCCACGACGGCGGGGCGAGGAAGCAGGTTGTACCTGCTCGACATCGAGTAGCAGTATGCACCCGTCGCCGCGACCGCCAGTAAATCACCGGCTGCGACGTCTGCGGGCAT
This window of the Rhodococcus pyridinivorans genome carries:
- a CDS encoding homoserine dehydrogenase, producing the protein MGVAVLGHGTVGAEVARIIREDAADLEARIGAPLELRGVAVRDAARDRGLPAELVTTNAEALIRRDDVDIVVELIGGIELPRKLVRTALDAGKSVVTANKALLAAYTGELAEVAEARNVDLYFEASVAGAIPVIRPLTQSLAGDKVNRVVGIVNGTTNYILSAMDETGADYGETLAEAGRLGYAEADPTADVEGFDAASKAAILASIAFHTRVTAADVYREGISSITAADLTSARALNCTIKLLALCERVPSVDGKDRVSARVYPALVPREHPLASVNGAFNAVVVEAESSGRLMFYGQGAGGAPTASAVMGDLVMAARNRVQGGRGPRESKYAQLEIAPMSDILTRYYVNLKVADRAGVLSAVAAEFATRGVSIAAVRQEGAGDAARLVVLTHQATDRALADTVAALDKLESVIAVTSVLRLEGSAE